Proteins from a single region of Apium graveolens cultivar Ventura chromosome 7, ASM990537v1, whole genome shotgun sequence:
- the LOC141671293 gene encoding disease resistance protein RPP13-like, which yields MVDAIVSLAIEKLGAFIAQEVNILLEVKDNLRWLKDELRYLQSSVRSAESRLEEEQIRNWVEDVRDVANDAIKILSDFSAHQQEYAAPKQGILDRVRACVCLIKEEATLYDIGKEIDSIKKRIEVIKNRRNEYRIDNILATPNKQQKERTLLRITAINNQVEVVGFEDDFKTLMGELNSEDLSLKVISIHGMGGLGKTSLATKLYNSSELRNFDTRAKVCVSNEYDIKDVVKRIAKSFMGAEYEQKLSTMDEYDLLQHLSELLQSRGRYLVLIDDIWDIKVWDQIKIAFPNQKNGSRIIITTRNKKVAEMADGKCFVHQLRFLTEDESWELFCKRAQATTPNLKKLGKEMVSKCRGLPLAIVVLSGLLSHNMSYDYWSKVKEHIWRHLKDNDLSPQIGEILSLSFNDLSPQMKDCFLYLARYPEDHVIDPDELKRLWIAEEFISEAEEGEGVIMEDLAEDCLKELINRNLLQVNDLRWNSQVESCRVHDLVRDLAIKKAKEHKLLVVLDSGKHLTDPIHLLEGQACHVIYNDGIGVYLQFVERRFDASRLRSLALVNYSKLELKEMKLLCTRFKNIKVLDMISVGLERIPEEIGDLVHLKYLGLMGHEDGSDDPIEIPASIGKLKKLQTLHGRRSTYYTVPREICELHELRHLDINVTGSLNIGTHQTKLQTLFGRISCKEWMKIDTVNLTNLHTLSIFDKGGIEEGYSYTLESVANLTSLQTFILLFIFVEIPTLKPLSSCNRLKSVFLFGILRNPSELRHLPDSITDLSLVNTKFTEDPMPTLGSLSNLTALELGPSVYRGNKMVCSENGFPSLQILKLKDFVDLEELEVGDGAFPSLKQFQTCDCPKLKNIPVQLAERVGPWVG from the coding sequence ATGGTTGATGCAATCGTATCTCTTGCAATTGAAAAGCTTGGTGCATTTATTGCACAAGAAGTTAACATTCTACTAGAAGTGAAAGATAATTTAAGGTGGCTCAAAGATGAATTGCGCTACCTCCAATCTTCCGTAAGATCTGCAGAATCAAGACTCGAAGAGGAGCAAATTCGCAACTGGGTGGAGGATGTTAGAGATGTCGCCAATGATGCGATAAAAATCCTGAGCGATTTCAGTGCTCACCAACAAGAATATGCAGCTCCGAAACAAGGTATCTTGGATCGTGTTCGGGCCTGTGTTTGCTTGATTAAAGAAGAAGCTACACTTTATGATATCGGCAAGGAGATAGATTCAATCAAGAAAAGGATTGAAGTGATCAAGAATAGGCGAAATGAGTACCGTATTGACAACATCTTAGCCACTCCAAACAAGCAGCAGAAAGAGAGAACATTGTTGAGAATAACCGCCATTAATAACCAGGTGGAAGTGGTTGGCTTCGAGGATGATTTTAAGACTTTGATGGGGGAGCTTAATAGCGAGGACCTCTCCCTCAAAGTCATTTCAATTCACGGAATGGGGGGCTTGGGCAAGACTTCACTTGCCACAAAGTTGTACAACTCTAGCGAGTTGAGAAATTTTGACACTCGTGCTAAGGTTTGTGTGTCCAACGAATATGACATAAAAGATGTTGTGAAGAGAATAGCGAAGTCCTTTATGGGAGCTGAATACGAACAAAAGTTGTCAACCATGGACGAGTATGATTTGCTGCAGCACCTGTCAGAGTTACTTCAAAGTCGAGGCCGATATTTGGTTTTGATTGATGATATATGGGACATAAAGGTTTGGGACCAGATTAAGATTGCTTTTCCAAACCAGAAAAACGGTAGTAGAATCATCATAACCACCCGCAACAAAAAAGTTGCAGAGATGGCAGATGGCAAATGTTTTGTCCATCAACTCCGTTTTCTAACGGAAGATGAGAGCTGGGAATTGTTCTGTAAGAGAGCACAAGCAACAACCCCAAATTTGAAGAAATTAGGAAAGGAGATGGTTAGTAAATGTCGAGGTTTACCACTTGCAATTGTGGTACTGAGCGGCCTCTTATCACACAACATGAGCTATGATTATTGGTCAAAGGTGAAGGAGCATATATGGAGACACTTGAAGGATAATGACTTGTCTCCCCAGATTGGAGAAATACTGAGTTTGAGTTTTAATGACTTGTCTCCCCAAATGAAAGACTGTTTTCTCTACCTTGCAAGGTACCCGGAAGACCATGTGATTGATCCAGACGAGTTGAAGCGTCTATGGATTGCAGAGGAATTCATATCAGAAGCCGAGGAAGGTGAAGGAGTAATCATGGAGGATTTGGCTGAAGATTGTTTGAAGGAGCTAATTAATCGCAATTTACTTCAGGTTAACGATTTGCGATGGAACAGCCAAGTTGAGAGTTGCCGGGTCCATGATCTTGTCCGTGATCTTGCCATAAAAAAAGCAAAGGAGCACAAGTTGTTGGTCGTTTTGGACTCAGGTAAACACCTTACAGATCCCATCCATTTGTTGGAAGGACAAGCGTGTCATGTCATTTACAATGATGGAATAGGTGTGTACTTGCAATTCGTTGAGCGTAGATTTGATGCTTCACGTTTGCGTTCATTGGCACTAGTAAATTATTCTAAACTTgaattaaaagaaatgaagttgcTGTGCACCagattcaaaaatatcaaagtccTAGATATGATAAGTGTAGGCTTAGAGAGAATACCAGAAGAAATAGGAGATTTAGTTCACTTAAAGTACTTGGGCTTAATGGGTCATGAGGATGGTTCTGATGATCCTATAGAAATTCCAGCAAGTATAGGCAAGCTTAAAAAGCTACAAACCTTGCACGGTCGGAGGAGTACATACTACACAGTTCCTAGGGAGATATGTGAGCTTCATGAGTTGAGGCATCTAGACATTAATGTTACTGGGAGTTTGAATATAGGTACCCACCAAACAAAGTTGCAGACTTTGTTTGGTCGTATATCGTGTAAAGAATGGATGAAGATTGACACTGTTAATCTCACCAACCTCCATACACTCTCTATATTTGATAAAGGAGGAATAGAAGAAGGATACAGTTACACGCTGGAGTCCGTAGCCAATTTAACAAGTCTCCAAACATTCATACTATTGTTTATATTTGTTGAGATTCCAACACTGAAACCACTCTCGTCTTGCAATCGTCTCAAGAGCGTGTTCTTATTCGGTATTCTAAGGAATCCATCGGAACTACGTCATCTGCCCGATTCAATCACGGATTTAAGTCTAGTTAATACTAAGTTTACAGAAGATCCAATGCCCACTCTGGGAAGTTTGTCGAATCTCACCGCTCTTGAGTTGGGTCCTTCTGTGTACAGGGGAAACAAAATGGTATGCAGTGAGAATGGGTTTCCAAGTCTTCAAATTCTAAAATTAAAGGATTTCGTCGATCTGGAAGAATTGGAAGTTGGGGACGGAGCTTTCCCTTCTCTCAAACAATTTCAAACATGTGATTGTCCAAAACTGAAGAACATTCCAGTACAACTAGCAGAACGCGTAGGCCCCTGGGTTGGATGA
- the LOC141671301 gene encoding putative phospholipid hydroperoxide glutathione peroxidase isoform X2, protein MNILECFARFVAFSARLYLLEFLILMDRSLGLMKKLKILFALVSKLNILSSVDVNGSDAAPLYKYLKSVKGDEIEWNFAMFLVDKDGKLVERYAPTTTTLSFENDIKKVLGVA, encoded by the exons ATGAACATATTAGAATGTTTTGCAAGGTTTGTAGCTTTTTCAGCTCGCCTATACTTGCTGGAATTCCTGAT TTTAATGGACAGGAGCCTGGGACTAATGAAGAAATTGAAAATTTTGTTTGCACTCGTTTCAAAGCTGAATATCCTATCTTCA GTTGATGTGAATGGATCAGATGCTGCTCCGTTATACAAGTACCTCAAGTCCGTCAAAGGAGATGAAATTGAATGGAATTTTGCCATGTTTTTAGTCGATAAAGATGGCAAACTTGTTGAACGTTATGCTCCCACAACCACTACGCTTAGCTTTGAG AATGATATCAAGAAAGTTTTAGGAGTCGCTTGA
- the LOC141671301 gene encoding putative phospholipid hydroperoxide glutathione peroxidase isoform X5 yields MNILECFASLMDRSLGLMKKLKILFALVSKLNILSSVDVNGSDAAPLYKYLKSVKGDEIEWNFAMFLVDKDGKLVERYAPTTTTLSFENDIKKVLGVA; encoded by the exons ATGAACATATTAGAATGTTTTGCAAG TTTAATGGACAGGAGCCTGGGACTAATGAAGAAATTGAAAATTTTGTTTGCACTCGTTTCAAAGCTGAATATCCTATCTTCA GTTGATGTGAATGGATCAGATGCTGCTCCGTTATACAAGTACCTCAAGTCCGTCAAAGGAGATGAAATTGAATGGAATTTTGCCATGTTTTTAGTCGATAAAGATGGCAAACTTGTTGAACGTTATGCTCCCACAACCACTACGCTTAGCTTTGAG AATGATATCAAGAAAGTTTTAGGAGTCGCTTGA
- the LOC141671301 gene encoding putative phospholipid hydroperoxide glutathione peroxidase isoform X1 codes for MNILECFARFVAFSARLYLLEFLIISEILAFPCNQFNGQEPGTNEEIENFVCTRFKAEYPIFSKVDVNGSDAAPLYKYLKSVKGDEIEWNFAMFLVDKDGKLVERYAPTTTTLSFENDIKKVLGVA; via the exons ATGAACATATTAGAATGTTTTGCAAGGTTTGTAGCTTTTTCAGCTCGCCTATACTTGCTGGAATTCCTGAT AATCTCTGAGATACTTGCATTTCCATGCAACCAGTTTAATGGACAGGAGCCTGGGACTAATGAAGAAATTGAAAATTTTGTTTGCACTCGTTTCAAAGCTGAATATCCTATCTTCAGTAAG GTTGATGTGAATGGATCAGATGCTGCTCCGTTATACAAGTACCTCAAGTCCGTCAAAGGAGATGAAATTGAATGGAATTTTGCCATGTTTTTAGTCGATAAAGATGGCAAACTTGTTGAACGTTATGCTCCCACAACCACTACGCTTAGCTTTGAG AATGATATCAAGAAAGTTTTAGGAGTCGCTTGA
- the LOC141671301 gene encoding putative phospholipid hydroperoxide glutathione peroxidase isoform X3, with product MNILECFARISEILAFPCNQFNGQEPGTNEEIENFVCTRFKAEYPIFSKVDVNGSDAAPLYKYLKSVKGDEIEWNFAMFLVDKDGKLVERYAPTTTTLSFENDIKKVLGVA from the exons ATGAACATATTAGAATGTTTTGCAAG AATCTCTGAGATACTTGCATTTCCATGCAACCAGTTTAATGGACAGGAGCCTGGGACTAATGAAGAAATTGAAAATTTTGTTTGCACTCGTTTCAAAGCTGAATATCCTATCTTCAGTAAG GTTGATGTGAATGGATCAGATGCTGCTCCGTTATACAAGTACCTCAAGTCCGTCAAAGGAGATGAAATTGAATGGAATTTTGCCATGTTTTTAGTCGATAAAGATGGCAAACTTGTTGAACGTTATGCTCCCACAACCACTACGCTTAGCTTTGAG AATGATATCAAGAAAGTTTTAGGAGTCGCTTGA
- the LOC141671301 gene encoding putative phospholipid hydroperoxide glutathione peroxidase isoform X4, with translation MFCKVCSFFSSPILAGIPDFNGQEPGTNEEIENFVCTRFKAEYPIFSKVDVNGSDAAPLYKYLKSVKGDEIEWNFAMFLVDKDGKLVERYAPTTTTLSFENDIKKVLGVA, from the exons ATGTTTTGCAAGGTTTGTAGCTTTTTCAGCTCGCCTATACTTGCTGGAATTCCTGAT TTTAATGGACAGGAGCCTGGGACTAATGAAGAAATTGAAAATTTTGTTTGCACTCGTTTCAAAGCTGAATATCCTATCTTCAGTAAG GTTGATGTGAATGGATCAGATGCTGCTCCGTTATACAAGTACCTCAAGTCCGTCAAAGGAGATGAAATTGAATGGAATTTTGCCATGTTTTTAGTCGATAAAGATGGCAAACTTGTTGAACGTTATGCTCCCACAACCACTACGCTTAGCTTTGAG AATGATATCAAGAAAGTTTTAGGAGTCGCTTGA
- the LOC141671301 gene encoding putative phospholipid hydroperoxide glutathione peroxidase isoform X6: MFCKFNGQEPGTNEEIENFVCTRFKAEYPIFSKVDVNGSDAAPLYKYLKSVKGDEIEWNFAMFLVDKDGKLVERYAPTTTTLSFENDIKKVLGVA, from the exons ATGTTTTGCAAG TTTAATGGACAGGAGCCTGGGACTAATGAAGAAATTGAAAATTTTGTTTGCACTCGTTTCAAAGCTGAATATCCTATCTTCAGTAAG GTTGATGTGAATGGATCAGATGCTGCTCCGTTATACAAGTACCTCAAGTCCGTCAAAGGAGATGAAATTGAATGGAATTTTGCCATGTTTTTAGTCGATAAAGATGGCAAACTTGTTGAACGTTATGCTCCCACAACCACTACGCTTAGCTTTGAG AATGATATCAAGAAAGTTTTAGGAGTCGCTTGA
- the LOC141671299 gene encoding glutathione S-transferase T1-like isoform X1, whose protein sequence is MGLNLKRLMFLVPRVSSLLLNIKPCNSYLSRLFISWSCRPLKKAKIHSMLDWHQSNLRQGEVGYVPGNFQPSISDLSLVCEIMQLQLVPESDRNRILSPFKKVLQWIEDIRNATNPYFDQLHSFILELEAVLTVDSSVVVKEVTKQSHAVLSKL, encoded by the exons ATGGGATTGAATTTGAAGAGATTAATGTTTCTGGTGCCAAGGGTCAGCAGTTTACTCCTAAATATAAAG CCATGCAATTCTTATCTATCTCGCTTGTTCATTTCCTGGAGTTGCAGACCACTG AAAAAAGCAAAGATCCACTCCATGTTAGATTGGCATCAATCGAATTTACGACAGGGCGAAG TTGGTTATGTTCCGGGAAACTTCCAACCATCAATTTCGGATCTCAGCTTAGTATGTGAAATTATGCAATTACAG CTTGTACCTGAAAGTGATCGTAACCGAATACTAAGTCCATTCAAGAAAGTTCTGCAATGGATTGAGGATATCAGGAACGCAACTAATCCATATTTCGACCAATTACATTCATTCATCTTGGAACTCGAAGCCGTGCTGACAGTGGACAGCTCGGTTGTTGTGAAAGAAGTGACTAAGCAGAGTCATGCAGTGCTATCCAAGTTGTAG
- the LOC141671299 gene encoding glutathione S-transferase T1-like isoform X2 gives MGKLPAIVHGSYKLFESHAILIYLACSFPGVADHWYPSDIQKKAKIHSMLDWHQSNLRQGEVGYVPGNFQPSISDLSLVCEIMQLQLVPESDRNRILSPFKKVLQWIEDIRNATNPYFDQLHSFILELEAVLTVDSSVVVKEVTKQSHAVLSKL, from the exons ATGGGAAAATTGCCAGCAATTGTTCATGGAAGTTACAAGCTCTTTGAGAG CCATGCAATTCTTATCTATCTCGCTTGTTCATTTCCTGGAGTTGCAGACCACTG GTATCCATCTGATATACAGAAAAAAGCAAAGATCCACTCCATGTTAGATTGGCATCAATCGAATTTACGACAGGGCGAAG TTGGTTATGTTCCGGGAAACTTCCAACCATCAATTTCGGATCTCAGCTTAGTATGTGAAATTATGCAATTACAG CTTGTACCTGAAAGTGATCGTAACCGAATACTAAGTCCATTCAAGAAAGTTCTGCAATGGATTGAGGATATCAGGAACGCAACTAATCCATATTTCGACCAATTACATTCATTCATCTTGGAACTCGAAGCCGTGCTGACAGTGGACAGCTCGGTTGTTGTGAAAGAAGTGACTAAGCAGAGTCATGCAGTGCTATCCAAGTTGTAG